The DNA segment ACAAAGTCAACAGAGCGTCACAAATCATTTCAAAGCCGGCGGCGTCCACTCCCCCGCAATTTCAACCACCCACTCGATGAACATCCGCAGCTTGGCACTGACGTGCCGGTTCGGCGGCCAGGCGATGTACATCGGCATCGAGTCGAGCTGCCAGTCGCTGAACAGCTGCATCAGCTCACCGCTTTGCACATGCGCTGTCGCCATGTACTCCGGCAGCCAGAGAATACCCAGCCCGGCCAGGCCGGCGGCCAGATAGGCATTCCCGTCATCGACCGCCAGCGCGTGATGGCCTTGGACCTTGAGGCTTTCGTTGCCCCGCTGCATGGCATAGGGCAAGGGTTTACCGGTGCGGGCCCAGAGGTAACCGACGATCCGGTGGCGGCTATCTTCCAGCTCACGGGGGTGCACCGGGGTGCCGAAGCGCTGCAAATAAGCCGGCGCGGCGTAGACGCCCAGCCGCAAGTCAGCGAGTCGTCGCGCGATTAGCGACTGATCGGTCAATTCTCCGCCGCGCACCACGCAGTCAACGTTTTCGTCGATCAGGTCGACCTTGCGATCACTGACACCCATGTCCAGTTGAATGTCCGGGTAACGGGCGTAAAAGCTTGGCAAGGCCGGGATCAACACCTTGGCCGCCAGCGGGCTGGGCACATCGATCCGCAGCCGTCCACGTGGCACTGCAGCGGCGCTCGACAGGCTGGTTTCGGCATCGTCCATATCTGCCAGCAGCCGCACCACGCGCTCGTAATAGGCGGCGCCATCGGCGGTGACATTGACCTTGCGCGTGGTGCGGTTGAGCAAGCGCACCCGCAAGCGCGCCTCAAGCTGCTGGATCAGTTGGGTCACGCTGGTCTTGCTCAGGTGCAGGGTGTCGGCAGCCTTGGTGAAGCTGCCGGTTTCCACTACGCGGGCAAAGGCCAGCATCGCGTCGAAACGGTCCATCAGCGCTCCTGATTGTTTGCGATTTACAAACAGTGATGGGTGAGTTTGCGAGTTTATCCGCACCGGGGCGCCACCTAAAGTGGCCTTCAGCACATCGCTTTCCGGCTCATCCCCAGGAGTTTCCCATGACCCAACGTGACGTTGTTTTCCCCGCTGGCCGCCAGGCCCTTTATGAGCGCAATCGCTACTCGCCGGCGGTTCGTTCCAACGGTTTTCTGTTCGTGTCCGGCCAGGTCGGCAGCCGTGAAGACGGCTCGCCGCAACCCGGTTTGCAGAATCAGGTGCGTCGCGCCTTTGACAACCTCAATGCGATTCTTGAGGCCGCGGGTGGCAGCTTCGAGGACGTGGTGGATGTCACCGTGTTCATGGTCGATCCGCAATCGACCTTCGAAACCATCTGGCAGGTGGTGCCCGAATACTGGGGCGAGGCGCCCTACCCGACCATCACCGCTGTTGGTGTGACCTGGTTGTACGGGTTCGACTTTGAAATCAAGGTCATTGCCAAGGCCCCGAAAAGCGCCAACAACGGCGCATGATCGCCGACATTCGCTGATTACCCGCGACCCTTGGCGGGCAGGAACTGCCCGCCGAGGTTTCCCGGTCTGATTAATTGAGGCCGACCAATAGGGGGTGGTATTACGCTCAAGAAAAAACATTTTGTAAAAATTTCGTTAAGGAGCACTTGTAAAAGCAATTCAAATGTAAATAATTCGCATCCGAAAACAATTAGCACTCACATTCGGATCTCTCCCATGCTCCCTCCCCGCTCCTTCCGGCGTACGTCCCTGCACCTGTCTGTCTGCCTGGCCCTGAGCAGCATGCTGCTGCACGGCCCGCTACAGGCCGAAACACTGCC comes from the Pseudomonas sp. StFLB209 genome and includes:
- a CDS encoding LysR family transcriptional regulator: MDRFDAMLAFARVVETGSFTKAADTLHLSKTSVTQLIQQLEARLRVRLLNRTTRKVNVTADGAAYYERVVRLLADMDDAETSLSSAAAVPRGRLRIDVPSPLAAKVLIPALPSFYARYPDIQLDMGVSDRKVDLIDENVDCVVRGGELTDQSLIARRLADLRLGVYAAPAYLQRFGTPVHPRELEDSRHRIVGYLWARTGKPLPYAMQRGNESLKVQGHHALAVDDGNAYLAAGLAGLGILWLPEYMATAHVQSGELMQLFSDWQLDSMPMYIAWPPNRHVSAKLRMFIEWVVEIAGEWTPPALK
- a CDS encoding RidA family protein; amino-acid sequence: MTQRDVVFPAGRQALYERNRYSPAVRSNGFLFVSGQVGSREDGSPQPGLQNQVRRAFDNLNAILEAAGGSFEDVVDVTVFMVDPQSTFETIWQVVPEYWGEAPYPTITAVGVTWLYGFDFEIKVIAKAPKSANNGA